In Oncorhynchus clarkii lewisi isolate Uvic-CL-2024 chromosome 16, UVic_Ocla_1.0, whole genome shotgun sequence, one genomic interval encodes:
- the LOC139367451 gene encoding cholesterol 25-hydroxylase-like protein: MLLQSLWDLILGYNAWLMSPFFPVLFSLSVYLAFCLPFVVLDLLSPRLAWIRTFKIQQKSHVSWTMMWSCLAHSLYNHVVFLFPLTVLHWYWRPASFIAEAPGTLRLIWDVVACLLLFDFQSFIWHMLHHKVPWLYRTFHKVHHMHTTTFALTTEYSGAWETLSLGFFSSVNPLLLGCHPLTEMLFYVLNIWLSVEDHCGYDLPWSTHRLVPFGLYGGAPHHDMHHLKFKSNYAPYFTHWDRLFGTLHKSSD, encoded by the coding sequence ATGCTTCTACAGAGCCTATGGGATCTCATATTGGGGTATAATGCTTGGCTTATGTCGCCTTTCTTCCCTGTGCTTTTCTCACTCAGTGTCTACCTCGCCTTCTGCCTGCCCTTTGTGGTGCTGGACCTCCTCTCCCCCAGGCTGGCCTGGATCAGGACCTTTAAGATCCAGCAGAAGAGCCATGTCTCCTGGACTATGATGTGGAGCTGCCTGGCTCACTCCCTCTACAACCATGTGGTGTTCCTCTTCCCTCTCACTGTGCTGCACTGGTACTGGAGACCAGCCAGCTTCATAGCCGAAGCCCCGGGGACGCTGCGTCTCATCTGGGACGTGGTCGCCTGCCTCCTGCTCTTCGACTTTCAGTCTTTCATCTGGCATATGCTGCACCACAAGGTGCCCTGGCTGTACCGGACATTCCACAAGGTGCACCACATGCACACAACAACCTTCGCCCTGACCACTGAGTACTCTGGGGCCTGGGAGACCCTGTCTCTGGGCTTCTTCTCGTCGGTTAACCCTCTGCTGCTGGGCTGCCACCCCCTGACAGAGATGCTCTTCTATGTACTGAATATCTGGCTTTCTGTGGAGGACCACTGTGGCTATGACCTGCCCTGGTCCACGCATAGACTGGTGCCCTTTGGGCTCTACGGTGGAGCTCCGCACCATGACATGCACCACCTGAAGTTCAAATCCAACTACGCTCCGTACTTCACACACTGGGACAGGCTTTTTGGGACCTTGCACAAGAGCTCTGACTGA
- the LOC139367452 gene encoding interferon-induced protein with tetratricopeptide repeats 5-like: MSASVTTDMEVKLKALECHFTWGIEKDDIKDRDSLPEKLLDRIMKFSTLNHAIYFNLLAFLSHLEENNVSALEYLHKAESALKNRQDDTELLVTYANFAWVHYHSGNMNDVDAYIGKLENINKGVTTAIQGNLPAIHGEKAWSFLRLGGLFYLGAKESFQKALKGEPENASFNVGYAMVLYRLEGLAMDGTERLAHTEGATQLRKALSLEPDNTEIMVLLAVQLQNQSRHESMKLIKEALRLSPDVPHVTYYLAEYCRHADINETLEVLEEAVELSVNSPFMHYQIGLCHKQQFHQMSEQKREGSWIKARQIKEKRELCIHHFSRAVELKPSNVQFRLNLAEAYGDNYQLEEAMKIFTNLLKDESLSDSDKQQCHSCFGRFLYYAKKDVYGAVTQFKKGYQIPIESWHRNKARKILMQIAEWCQTKKKTVGDASEILEFLAIEDKKGRNAEEPRRVEVHSSDTDDLTDALGKGMKLI, from the exons ATGAG CGCTTCTGTCACAACAGATATGGAAGTGAAGCTGAAAGCACTTGAGTGTCACTTTACATGGGGAATAGAAAAGGATGACATCAAGGACCGGGACAGCCTCCCTGAAAAACTTCTGGATCGCATCATGAAGTTCAGCACTCTGAACCATGCCATATATTTCAACTTACTAGCCTTTCTGAGCCACCTGGAGGAAAACAATGTTAGTGCTCTTGAGTATCTCCACAAGGCTGAGAGTGCATTGAAGAATAGACAGGATGATACAGAGTTACTGGTAACCTATGCTAACTTTGCATGGGTTCACTATCACTCAGGGAACATGAATGATGTGGATGCCTACATTGGAAAGCTGGAAAACATCAATAAGGGTGTTACGACTGCTATTCAAGGCAATTTACCTGCAATACATGGTGAGAAGGCTTGGAGTTTTCTAAGGCTTGGGGGGCTATTTTATTTGGGGGCAAAGGAGAGCTTTCAGAAAGCTCTTAAGGGAGAACCAGAAAATGCATCCTTCAACGTGGGCTATGCCATGGTCCTGTACAGGTTGGAGGGATTAGCCATGGATGGAACAGAGAGATTGGCGCATACTGAAGGTGCTACTCAGCTAAGGAAAGCCTTATCCTTAGAGCCCGATAACACTGAAATCATGGTCCTACTAGCTGTGCAGCTTCAAAACCAAAGTCGACATGAGTCCATGAAACTCATCAAAGAGGCCCTCAGACTGTCTCCTGACGTGCCTCACGTCACATATTACTTGGCCGAGTATTGCAGGCATGCGGACATCAATGAGACCCTGGAGGTTTTGGAGGAAGCTGTCGAACTGTCTGTAAACTCTCCCTTCATGCATTACCAAATCGGCCTGTGTCACAAACAGCAGTTCCACCAGATGTCTGAGCAGAAGAGGGAAGGGAGTTGGATCAAAGCACGCCAgataaaagagaagagagagctcTGCATCCATCACTTCTCCAGAGCTGTGGAACTGAAGCCATCCAACGTCCAATTCAGATTGAACCTGGCTGAGGCTTACGGAGACAACTACCAGCTGGAGGAGGCGATGAAGATCTTCACCAACCTGCTGAAAGATGAGTCCCTTAGTGACTCAGACAAGCAGCAATGCCACTCCTGTTTCGGACGGTTTCTGTACTACGCTAAGAAAGACGTGTATGGTGCTGTGACCCAGTTCAAAAAGGGCTACCAGATTCCGATTGAGAGTTGGCACAGGAATAAGGCTAGGAAGATACTGATGCAGATAGCAGAGTGGTGTCAGACTAAAAAGAAGACAGTTGGTGATGCCTCTGAGATTTTGGAATTCCTCGCAATTGAAGACAAAAAAGGCAGGAATGCTGAAGAGCCAAGGAGAGTCGAGGTGCACTCTTCAGACACAGATGACCTTACAGATGCCCTAGGCAAAGGAATGAAACTGATATGA